From a region of the Vagococcus coleopterorum genome:
- a CDS encoding fructose-1,6-bisphosphatase: MDIKYLDLLAKEFPTKKSVITEVINLNAILALPKGTEHFISDVHGEFEAFQHILKNGSGRIRQKIAYLYHDELDSTEQNSLATLIYYPQEKINLTKDLIDNDEKLNDWYQKQLIRLVTVAQEVSSKYTRSKVRKAIPQEYSYVIEELLFTPSRQKQMSGYYNNVIETIVTLGIADDFIVEMSCLIQRLTIDHLHLVGDIYDRGPEPDKIIDSLMSYHSVDIQWGNHDVLWMAAALGSTVCQANVLRISSRYNNLDIIEKQYGMSIRFLVDFANKTYPNPHESFWPKLADEDSDMPHEKQRELASIQQAMAMIQFKLEGQIIEKQPDLNMSERSHFSKIDFNLYNYVHNGRTFQLNQQDFLSVNPKNPLTLTEEESKVVRNLSELFSLSDKLRKHVDYLFSVGSMYLVYNGNLLYHGCIPLDSKGEFKEFKFNDESYSGKELFDFFETVLRESYQAYSNGCKLSDDQLALLWYLWTGELSPLFGKDKMTTFERYFIQDKESHVEVKNPYYFLREEEETCDNILINFGLNPDTAHIINGHTPVKEVKGESPIKSDGKLLVIDGGFSKPYQSTTGIAGYTLLFNSYGMEIAVHQAFSGSDEAISKGQDLISVKRDIYQPSNRILVSQTDIGRSLQEQISDLLDLKTAYDQGILQEKSN; the protein is encoded by the coding sequence GTGGATATTAAATATTTAGACTTATTAGCCAAAGAATTTCCGACTAAAAAATCAGTTATTACAGAAGTTATTAATTTGAATGCGATTTTAGCACTACCAAAGGGGACCGAACACTTTATAAGTGATGTGCATGGTGAGTTTGAAGCTTTTCAACATATTCTGAAAAACGGCTCTGGAAGAATCCGTCAAAAAATCGCTTATTTATATCATGATGAATTAGATTCTACTGAACAAAATTCCCTAGCTACACTTATTTATTATCCTCAAGAAAAAATTAACCTAACGAAAGACCTGATAGACAACGATGAAAAATTAAATGACTGGTATCAAAAACAGTTAATTAGATTGGTTACTGTTGCCCAAGAAGTGTCTTCTAAATACACACGATCAAAAGTAAGGAAAGCTATTCCGCAAGAGTATAGCTATGTAATTGAAGAACTACTGTTTACACCCAGTCGACAAAAACAAATGTCAGGTTATTACAATAATGTCATCGAAACAATTGTGACACTTGGAATCGCTGATGACTTTATTGTTGAGATGAGTTGTCTAATTCAGCGTTTAACCATCGACCATTTACATTTAGTGGGGGATATTTACGATCGTGGTCCAGAACCTGACAAAATAATCGATTCGTTAATGTCATATCATTCTGTGGATATTCAATGGGGTAATCACGATGTACTTTGGATGGCGGCGGCTTTGGGTTCAACAGTTTGCCAAGCGAATGTTTTACGCATTTCCTCGCGCTATAATAATCTGGATATCATCGAAAAACAATACGGTATGTCAATCCGATTTTTAGTGGATTTTGCTAATAAAACTTACCCTAATCCCCATGAGAGTTTTTGGCCAAAACTAGCTGATGAAGACAGTGATATGCCACATGAAAAGCAACGAGAATTAGCTAGTATTCAACAAGCAATGGCGATGATTCAGTTTAAACTTGAGGGCCAAATTATTGAGAAGCAACCTGATCTGAATATGAGTGAGCGGTCTCATTTTTCTAAAATTGATTTCAACTTATATAACTATGTTCACAACGGAAGAACTTTTCAATTAAATCAGCAAGATTTCTTATCAGTCAATCCAAAAAATCCACTGACATTGACAGAGGAAGAGTCAAAGGTAGTGAGAAATTTATCCGAATTATTCAGTTTATCGGATAAATTAAGAAAACATGTCGATTATTTGTTTTCTGTAGGAAGTATGTATCTCGTTTATAACGGAAATTTACTCTATCACGGCTGCATTCCTCTTGATAGTAAAGGAGAGTTTAAAGAATTTAAATTTAATGACGAAAGTTATTCTGGGAAAGAGTTATTCGATTTTTTTGAAACAGTATTGAGAGAAAGTTACCAAGCTTATAGTAATGGGTGCAAGTTATCCGATGACCAATTAGCTCTTCTATGGTACTTGTGGACAGGGGAGTTATCGCCATTGTTCGGTAAAGATAAAATGACAACGTTCGAACGTTACTTCATTCAAGACAAAGAGTCTCATGTTGAAGTTAAAAATCCTTATTACTTTTTGCGAGAAGAAGAAGAAACTTGCGATAACATTCTAATAAATTTCGGGTTAAACCCCGACACTGCTCACATTATTAATGGTCATACTCCTGTTAAAGAAGTTAAAGGTGAGTCACCAATTAAGAGTGATGGAAAATTACTTGTAATAGATGGTGGTTTCTCAAAACCGTATCAGTCAACAACAGGAATTGCAGGTTATACTTTATTATTTAATTCTTACGGGATGGAAATAGCAGTTCATCAAGCTTTTTCAGGGTCGGATGAAGCTATTTCAAAAGGACAAGATTTAATATCGGTTAAGCGTGATATTTATCAACCTTCTAATAGAATTTTAGTTTCCCAAACAGACATCGGACGATCGTTGCAAGAACAAATATCTGACTTATTAGATTTGAAAACAGCATACGACCAAGGTATTTTACAAGAAAAGAGTAATTAA
- the pflA gene encoding pyruvate formate-lyase-activating protein: MTQPVTGRIHSTENFGTVDGPGVRFIIFTQGCRMRCEFCHNPDTWEIGKGREVTTDEMIEEALKYRSYWGDKGGITVSGGEPLLQIPFMTDLFKKAKALGIHTTIDTCGKPFTLEEPFISEFEELLEYTDLILFDIKHIDAEGHKALTKMSNDNILEMAQYLSDKNQPVWIRHVLVPTRTDYDEFLIRLDEFVKTLKNVDKFEVLPYHTMGKFKWDELGLEYPLEGINPPEKERVENAKKLLHVDDYKGYETHKAK, encoded by the coding sequence ATGACTCAACCAGTTACAGGTCGTATCCATTCGACAGAAAACTTTGGAACAGTTGATGGACCAGGCGTTCGTTTTATCATCTTTACACAAGGTTGCCGCATGCGTTGCGAATTTTGCCACAATCCCGATACTTGGGAAATTGGCAAAGGGCGTGAAGTGACAACAGATGAGATGATTGAAGAAGCTTTAAAATACCGTAGTTACTGGGGAGATAAAGGTGGGATTACTGTTAGTGGAGGAGAACCTTTACTACAAATCCCATTTATGACTGATCTCTTCAAAAAGGCGAAAGCTTTAGGTATTCATACAACTATTGATACTTGTGGTAAACCATTTACGTTGGAAGAGCCTTTTATCAGTGAATTTGAAGAATTATTAGAGTATACTGACTTAATCTTATTTGATATTAAACATATTGACGCTGAAGGTCATAAAGCTCTTACTAAAATGTCTAATGATAATATTTTAGAAATGGCGCAATATTTATCGGATAAAAATCAGCCAGTTTGGATACGTCACGTCTTAGTGCCGACACGAACTGACTATGATGAATTCTTAATTCGTTTAGATGAGTTTGTTAAGACGCTTAAAAATGTTGATAAGTTTGAAGTGCTGCCTTATCACACAATGGGTAAATTCAAGTGGGATGAATTAGGCTTAGAGTATCCACTCGAAGGGATTAACCCTCCTGAAAAAGAGCGCGTTGAAAATGCTAAAAAATTATTGCACGTTGATGATTACAAAGGTTATGAAACCCATAAAGCTAAATAA